cttcccatataactcaattttgaattccatctgattcgtgcactttataatatatacattaagaaccaatgaagatagcggaataaaactttacgcaaatactgtatttgagctggaAAAATTGTCTacatcggaccatgacttttcaaggccccagatatcgaacatgaggaactcagtgcctaagggtaatttttcaccgaaaatatagataaatgtctcagacattttaatgtaattcggagggaatttttttcttataacagtttgtctctgtaccaaaaatgatcAAAATCGAGGgagggaatttttttcttataacagtttgtctctgtaccaaaaatgatcaaaatcgggtcataacttcccctagatcccatatatctaattataggtaatataaaattaagtgagcgtatagtcttcgatatattgtatcttggtggtgaaaacgagtgaaatcggttcattaaTTACCTCAGtttccatatactatttatgatgatttacgttaTTCtaatgaactttatgccgaatatatgggtcgaatcgtgttattttaataaaattacatcaataaattgcgatagtataaaatattcggttgcagcctttccttagttgttaccaagaaatttaaagtttttggtgtttttcctttCTGACTTAAATCAtttcagtagttttcaatataacatttgtatgggaggtggacatggttattatccgaattcCTCCATTTTTACAATGTATAATTAAgttgctaaaagaaacgacctTAGAGAGTTTTGTTGATCCTtccagacaaaaaaaaacattcaaatatgcccattCTTAATGCAAGAAATAAATCGTAAATTTCCAaaagcttttgtttttctttaggAGCTAAGTACTTATCGGAACGTCCTCGTTCTTTAAATCATTGATAACCTCAGAGTGAGCTCATTTCTTTGGAATTAAAGATTGGTTTTTTAAAGCCAATGCTCGAAAATGATAAGAAcaattattgtattttcatatacatgTAAAGCCCAAATGATCTTAAATTGGCTTCCAAGTTTGAAATAAACAATCGTCGGAACATTCGCTTTAACTTTGCGGAATTGATCGGTCGGCATTAcggagttatatatatttttttaaatagtctcAGTCTGTATATCAACGGAGAAATACAGACCTACATGCACCAAAGTACCATCTGCTGACAGTTATTTCTGTAGTTTACTAGTTAATCTTTTACTAcggtatatgtatttgtataatttatttgaagatGTTCATGGTTTCACTTTATAAACTCTGACAACTTTGGTAAAATGTAGAAACGCTTAGCTTCTTGCGCAACTTGCGGAAACAACATCGAGATGTAtcttctttaattgtttattaaaatttattaaaatttccattttcaggTAGATAGCTGCAAAATGAATCGCAATTTGACGATTATCGGCATTTATTTGCTTCTCCTCTCGATTACAAAAACACAAGCTCAACCTGAAAAAAGTTTTGATGAtatgttaaatgaaatattttcacaatcTCAACCATCAACACCACGACCACAACCTAAAGCAACCACGTTAAATCCGAATCAAAAAATTGGTGGTGGAAAAGTTTGTGGTGTAAATAAAGAGTGTATTGAGCGTTTTCTTTGCGATGCAAAAGGGGCGGTGGTAAGAAGTGGTGAAAACGTCATCGATATACGAGGGAATTTCGAAAATCCATGTGACTATTTGGAAGTATGCTGTAGTATAGACGATCAGGTATTTGTAGACAACTCGGAATTTCGATACGAGTTCTTCTCACTCTCATTTGTTTCTCTTTCAGATAACGGAACCGAACATACCAATCCAACCAGCCGACAGACACGAAGGTTGTGGTTATCGTAATCCAACTGGTGTAGGTTTCAGAATTACTGGCGACAAAGACGGCGAGTCAGAGTTTGGTGAATTCCCTTGGATGGTGGGCATTCTGCGTGATGAAGTAATTGGGGGCGAGTTGTTAAAAGTGTACGAATGTGGTGGATCTGTAATTGCACCAAATGTTGTCCTGACAGCTGCACATTGTGCGCAAAATATTGAGCCTCACCTATTAGTAGCACGTGCCGGAGAGTGGGACACACAAACCAAACAGGAGGTGTTGCCACATCAAGATGCACGTGTCAAAGAGATCATCCGTCACGAGAACTACAACAAGCGCACACTCTTCAACGACATAGCGCTATTCATTTTGGAAACACCTTTCATTTGGCAGGAAAATGTACGTCCCATCTGTTTGCCTGAACCGGACGTCAATTTCGACTATTCACGTTGTTATGTCTCTGGTTGGGGCAGAGACAAGTTTGGTAAAGAGGGTACACCACAggttattttaaaaaagatcgatttaccagTGGTGCCACGCGCTACTTGCCAAGCAAATCTTCGTAAAACACGTGTGGGACGATTTTTCCTTTTAGATCAGAGTTTCATTTGTGCCGGTGGCGAAGAAGGCAAGGATGCATGCAAAGGTGATGGCGGCTCACCATTGGTGTGCCCCGATCCGAATAACCCGAAACGTTACTATCAAGCTGGTATTGTGGCTTGGGGTATTGGTTGTGGTGCTGCAAATGTGCCAGGAGTCTATGCAAGTGTGCCGTATCTCCGCAATTGGATCAACGAAAAGCTTTCTGTACGAGGCGTTAACTTTAGGCATTTCACGGTTTAAGAAATAATATACatccatatttttaaaaatgtgcTTAATTGTAcagtttaaaaatacaaatatataaatgtataactaTCATTATGTGAGTTTTAAAGCAACAATAGTTTTTgtgattaataatattattaataaatttcatcgTAAGAGGAAGTTAAGCTACTAGGTTATCAACCATGCGAAAATGGTCTTAGTACTGTACTTACAATTTTGAAACATAATTCgttacttttttatactctccgtccgtccgtccgtctgtgcaagctgtaacttgagtaaaaattgagatatcttgatgaaacttggaagacgtatttcttggcaccataagaaggttaagttcgaaaatgggcgtaatgggaccactgccacgccacaaaatggcgaaaaccaaaaacacttaaagtgccataactaagctataaataaagctatggaagtaaaatttggtatgaaggatcgcactatgaaggggcatatgtgaatgtaatttttttggggaagtgggcgtggccccgccccctactaggttttttgtacatatctcgcaaactactaaagctttaTCAAGtaaactttctagagtcttttattttacagtccaaaaatggagaaaatcggattgtaaccacgcccatctcccatacaaaggttatgtcgagaactactaaaagtgggttaactcactaacgaaaaaagctagaaactctaaatttcacataagaaatggcatatggaagctacactcagatttttttacaaaatggaaaatgggcgtggcatcgcccacttatgggtcaaaaaccatatctcaggaactactcgaccgatttcaatgaaacttggtttgcaatagtttccttacatcccaatgatatgttgtgaaaataggctaaatcgcttcacaacctcgcctacttcctatatatcagaactttgaagacaatctgaatcgtttactttacaatatataaagtaagtactagtgaagatatcggtgtagaactttgcacaaataatatgttaatagtgtggcagccccattctaaaaatcgccgaaatcggaccataggtttttaaggccccatatatcgaacacgaggacctcggtgcttctaacctaatattatggtttccaactttcaatggagtttatacaatataaatgacgaatatgtaggtcaaattgtttattatataatataaataaagttaaataaataaattgcgagagtataaaatgttcggttacacccgaacttagcccttccttacttgttaggaTATATTGCATCTACATATAATGAAAACTTTCTCCTTAGATTCCCTTTTCTTCTTATATTTTCGAGATATGTGAACTGATATGACTCAGAAAGCTTTAATttcgaaagtaaaatttttattgggtTTAATAGACAGCtctttttttctaaaacttGTCGCGCAACAGCCTGGTATAAATCAAAAAGAGATAGGATAGCgtgtatttaaacatttttaattaagtaacAAATTATACATTAAATAAAACCATATGTACACCATTTAACAACTCGAATTGGGAACAACTTTTATGGTGTAGCCGGTAAACTGAAGActcattcaaattttttaattaccataaaatattattagaaataaGGAAAGTCTTTATTACCAACCTCTGGATTGGGCTTAGAATTCTCAGAATTTGCTGCCATAGAAGATTCCTCTACAACCACCATCAAATGgtataacaaattattaattttgcgacaaaatattttattaaaatagacACTTTGTTATGCTTACGGTCAAGTCCACGTTGGATGTATTTTAATTGTCTTATCCTGAAATTCGGTGTATTTTCTGTTTATGCCACTTTGTACTCACATTATTAAGGGTTATTAGGTTTGCTGCTGCCAAAAGCGGTCTCTACCTGTCCTAAATTTGACAGCTTCATATCTGGCCAGCTTGACGGAAATAATTGAAGAGTTTACGCGAAAAATCTATAAGCTACTGCTTGTCTTATCGCACTACCCTCGTTAATAGTCTATATATTCGTGGGTATACATACTTCGTTCTTGATAAGCCTAATAATATAAATCACCACAAGTTTGCTCTTAAAAGCACAGTACTCTTGGTTGACCTTTCAGTAGCTTTCTGGAATTTGCAGTGATTTcgactttcatatttgtagtaTCGTTTCAAGGTGTTGGTTAAGtaagtttgttaaatttgttCTTTCTGTTATTTATggctgaaatattaaatataatttttttttttcggaaaatcCCTCactcattattaaaaaagttcttAAGCCATTTTAGGaacataacttttgtttttaatataaaaatgtattattataaaaaggaaTATAAGTGAATATGGACAAGGTGTGACAAACTTCTACGATACTCAATTACTTGCTTTATCTCAGAGTAGGAATCTGTAACACATATCATAACTTAAGTCAACATAAACTGATTCGACTTAGATATCGTTGTAACGTACTATAAAGCCTTTTTAATTCTTAACTGCATACGAGCTACAAAGATAAGCCAAGGTCCAACAAGTAAAACCAATTTTAtaagtgtttataatttttatgatcGCAACAAAAGTAAGCGATGTGTTGGATGAGTCTTAATGCTTTCCGACAAGTGACGACCCTTAAGCTGTAAGGTAAATTTGTGAGAAATTATTTCCTTGTCTAAAACTCTAAACGCAACATGTGATCTAtgggtttattttattataaaagagaTTTGGAgcagaaaacaaacaaaaatgttaacGAACTATATCAAAATCTCAAAGAAAAATGCCAGAGTATGCCAACTCAACACTCAGTTGCAGTATGCGTTTAATCGGTATTTTGCTCAGAAGAAACAAAGCTGTGTTGGAACTAAAAGGCTATCCCACTAAATACTAACTTTAAAtaacctccagacccattcgcttcgcttctttatccagtctggaaaaagtcacacgatagAGAGTCACCTTGtttgaagcctcgtttggtatcgaacggctcggaatgGTCCTTcctaatcatgacggagcttttggtgttgctcaacgtcagcttacacagccgtcttagttttgcggggataccaaattcagacatcgcggcataaaggcagctccttttcgtgctgccgAAAGCAGTGatagtaattataaaatataccaaTATTTCAAGTCAAAATAAAAAGCAGTGTCCCTAATTACGTGTTGGATAATTACAGCTAAATTAGTCACCCCTGTTTGACATAAATAATATTGCCGTCCTTGattgttttcgagtttattgtttcttatcttttttaaatttctttggaaatataaaatttattgcgcTGATAACATGAATtctgaagaaatgaaaaaaaaataatttttagtggtttcttgtattttatttgtttgtttgtgtacaaTGCTTTAAAAAGGAGCGTTTATTTGAGTGGTAAGCTGGTCGTAGTAGActtttttgcatacatttttaccATAACCACCCATGTAAAGGATTTGACTGTGGCTACAGTATCGCAGGAGCCTCCTTTTGCTCTGAGCAGAACTTTGTGTACATTTTCTAATTATCCTGTACACTTTTGTCTAATATGCGTGCTCAGGACAATCATTCTGGGTCCCAATGCCTTAGGTATGATACAGTGTCAAGCAGACatccataaaataataaattgttgccTTACTCACTTCGAGTTCACCGCTATGCGGTAGGAGAGGCCTATTTTTACAATCTTATCTTTTCTTACATCTTCACTAGCCAACCAGTTCCAGCTCTTTCTTGAAAAGTCTATTCGTGTAGTTGGGAATGACGGATGAGTTCTAAATTTAACAAAGCCAAAATTCCTGattcggaattaaaaaaatgcggACTTctgtattttcattatttccttAATGTCCAACAtccaatattatataatatcagtGGATAAAGGAAAATAATGGTAGACATTGAACAACATCGTCACCTTCACTTTAACGGCTGCCAAAATCGACTtgctctttaattatttttgttattttttatttatttttctcatctTAGCAGTTCAAATGTTCGAGTCACAGAAGCTTGTTGCTCTATGCTTACTGTCTTTTCGCATACATACGATACTATGCCAGAATTCACAGAATTATGACCGTTTATTTAATTCCATCTTTCCAACGAGAGATACTAATGATCAAACTACAGAATATGCAAACAAAGTCTGTGGTTTGGGTAAGGAATGCGTTAAACGTATACTCTGCAACGATGGCAATATTATAAGAGATGGGAGAACTTTACTGGACATACGAATCGAATATGACGCACCCTGTAGTTACTTGGAACACTGCTGTCACATACGTCATGTGTTACCAGGTTTGGttaatgtatataatatgtatattttgaaatttaaacacTTACCTTTGCATTGCATTTAGATATGCCAACATCCACAATGGGATCAAATTCGAGACAAAACAACGGTTGCGGTTATCGCAATAAGAATGGTGTAGTCTACGAAATTACCGGATCCCTTCATAATGAAGCGGAATTTGCTGAATTTCCTTGGATGGTGTTAATTTCTGGCAATGACGGTTCGTATAT
This portion of the Zeugodacus cucurbitae isolate PBARC_wt_2022May chromosome 3, idZeuCucr1.2, whole genome shotgun sequence genome encodes:
- the LOC105216867 gene encoding phenoloxidase-activating factor 2 gives rise to the protein MNRNLTIIGIYLLLLSITKTQAQPEKSFDDMLNEIFSQSQPSTPRPQPKATTLNPNQKIGGGKVCGVNKECIERFLCDAKGAVVRSGENVIDIRGNFENPCDYLEVCCSIDDQITEPNIPIQPADRHEGCGYRNPTGVGFRITGDKDGESEFGEFPWMVGILRDEVIGGELLKVYECGGSVIAPNVVLTAAHCAQNIEPHLLVARAGEWDTQTKQEVLPHQDARVKEIIRHENYNKRTLFNDIALFILETPFIWQENVRPICLPEPDVNFDYSRCYVSGWGRDKFGKEGTPQVILKKIDLPVVPRATCQANLRKTRVGRFFLLDQSFICAGGEEGKDACKGDGGSPLVCPDPNNPKRYYQAGIVAWGIGCGAANVPGVYASVPYLRNWINEKLSVRGVNFRHFTV